One Plasmodium vinckei vinckei genome assembly, chromosome: PVVCY_09 genomic region harbors:
- a CDS encoding fam-b protein, giving the protein MRISILYFVFFSIIICSFEYGKNILHFINERNVYLERNIINLENNRILADGDKQFDLNHFYESTLSLVSQLNDHNDDDEVIKKIQNIIDSHINKHKESNTLPNLNNVDKKTKKLIYELRKELDEVKKEIDNIRNNKLAIQPIEDKRIVNRHEVVSVSNYEGLNGLEYPRHITANEQNAVNTTVDDELKNKRKVKRRRYGLFVRAFILVVLSIVVLIPGVNLWVLGTLIVSLSIETYFRCYQFRKLTFKIYKVPKKKGNPQNS; this is encoded by the exons ATGAGAATcagtattttatattttgtttttttttcaattattatttgttcttTTGAATATGGCAAAAAT ATATTACACTTTATAAACGAGAGAAACGTATACCTTGAaaggaatataataaatttagaaaataatagaatATTAGCAGATGGAGACAAACAATTTgatttaaatcatttttatgaatCAACTTTGAGTCTTGTAAGCCAACTTAATGACCATAATGATGATGACGaggttataaaaaaaattcaaaatattatagattcacatataaataagcatAAAGAAAGTAATACATTAcccaatttaaataatgtagataaaaaaacgaaaaagtTAATTTATGAACTTCGAAAAGAATTAGATGaagtaaaaaaagagattgataatataagaaataataaattagcAATACAACCGATAGAAGATAAAAGAATAGTAAATAGGCATGAAGTTGTTTCTGTATCAAATTATGAAGGTCTTAACGGACTCGAATATCCAAGACATATCACGGCGAATGAACAGAATGCAGTCAATACAACTGTTGatgatgaattaaaaaataaacgaAAGGTAAAAAGAAGGCGCTACGGGTTATTCGTGAGGGCGTTTATATTAGTTGTGCTGTCTATTGTAGTTCTCATACCAGGAGTTAATTTATGGGTATTAGGTACTCTTATTGTATCACTTTCAATTGAAACATATTTTAGATGCTATCAATTCCGTAAATTAacctttaaaatatataaagtaccaaaaaaaaaaggaaaccCCCAAAATTCCTAA
- a CDS encoding CIR protein PIR protein encodes MAKSPYSIEDVYKEFGTIDSYFYEDINDGTTSLISKDVINNYCHYENKSGKNKCNDYFEMTSSSVIHLLEKLKDKKGLDYDKLAEYAILWLSFKLNKKPQHKFAKLNEFYTKYIETNNDYNKKINDDDDDSTTYKDIIDTKKDLIDMDIEEISKFDGPFSILYYFYYAISDVVVECEENLNIANSFVNQFKVLNNDSNNIENSSYNKILSTLSDDYNNLINNYDNIKSCNFLPPPELTPQKSPVGNSGQHTTLSPEATPSNSSILNTVIPGLSTFFVIPVFFGIAYKTIYKRKTKKNKEENET; translated from the exons ATGGCAAAGTCACCTTATAGCATTGAGGATGTg taTAAAGAATTTGGTACGATCGATAGCTATTTTTATGAGGATATAAATGATGGAACAACATCTCTAATATCTAAGGACGTAATCAACAATTATTGTCATTACGAGAATAAAtcaggaaaaaataaatgtaatgattattttgaaatgaCTAGTTCTAGTGTTATTCATTTGCTAGAAAAGTTAAAGGATAAGAAGGGTTTAGATTATGATAAACTTGCCGAATACGCTATTTTATGGTTAAGTTTTAAACTAAATAAAAAGCCACAACATAAATTCGCCAAATTAAACGAATTTTAtactaaatatatagaaacaaataatgattataataagaaaataaatgatgatgatgatgatAGTACGACTTATAAGGATATTATAGATACAAAAAAGGATTTGATAGATATGGATATTGAAGAAATATCTAAATTTGATGGTCCATttagtatattatattatttttattatgcaaTTAGTGATGTAGTTGTGGAATGTGAAGAAAATTTGAATATTGCTAATAGTTTTGTTAATCAATTTAAAGTACTCAATAACGAttctaataatatagaaaacagttcatataataaaatattgtcTACATTATCAGATGATTATaacaatttaataaataattatgataatattaaatctTGCAATTTTCTACCTCCTCCAGAATTAACCCCCCAAAAAAGTCCTGTAGGAAATTCTGGACAACATACTACACTAAGTCCTGAAGCTACACCATCAAATTCATCGATATTAAACACAGTAATTCCAGGATTATCgacattttttgtaataccAGTTTTCTTTGGAATTGCTTATAAg ACAATATATAAGAgaaaaactaaaaaaaataaagaagaaaatgaaactTAA
- a CDS encoding fam-c protein → MNKRIFILVCIVLYALLAVSIHCSEQKTYGLRSRIIRAIKKINRSNKKKVIESQR, encoded by the exons atgaataaaaggatatttattttagttTGTATCGTTTTGTATGCCCTTTTGGCTGTATCAATACATTGCTCGGAACAGAAA ACATATGGCTTAAGAAGTAGAATCATTCGTGCTATCAAGAAAATAAACCGaagtaacaaaaaaaaagttatagaATCTCAACGATAA
- a CDS encoding fam-a protein — translation MNKRHIKIALALLSAVGYMQNIAFANESIPSVDFSYEESKQLLSPDIEHFKQLFSINSEDVERLLCTDPNEAKQAEDVAAEALAHLQYHAENTDDYYLYSKEDEEAIIYFKSFNGTDIGKLDLIIPNPDCYDDIIKMLWNPNAGKYFDDSFIKGNIARIYNKNLGIVHQRQRNIRSWHGYYHALSSKNELSKDETVIIMVSSNMNDHDHKNNKDYINPIVESANSFKPDIDSEEDIRNGKLSKVYINLVGFIIKKEPDYIKITYIISIDINMRWVPNYFLRKIIYNKILDIVKLRDIFKKE, via the exons atgaataaaagaCACATTAAGATTGCTTTGGCACTTTTAAGTGCCGTAGGatatatgcaaaatatAGCATTTGCAAACGAAAGCATTCCAAGCGTCGATTT TTCATATGAAGAAAGTAAACAACTATTATCTCCCGATATTGAACATTTTAAACAACTATTTTCTATCAATTCTGAAGACGTTGAACGTCTATTATGTACCGACCCTAATGAAGCTAAACAAGCAGAGGATGTCGCAGCCGAAGCTTTAGCTCATCTACAATATCATGCCGAAAATACAGATGATTACTACTTATATTCTAAGGAAGATGAAGAagcaattatatattttaaaagtttTAACGGCACTGACATTGGAAAGCTTGATCTTATAATCCCCAACCCTGATTGT tatgatgatataataaaaatgttatggAATCCCAATGCCGGAAAGTACTTCGATgattcatttattaaag gaAACATTGCTCgaatatacaataaaaatttaggAATTGTACACCAACGTCAACGCAATATTAGATCATGGCATGGATATTATCATGCATTATCCAGCAAAAATGAA TTATCAAAGGACGAAACTGTAATAATCATGGTTTCATCAAATATGAATGACCATGAtcataaaaacaataaagattatataaatcCTATCGTAGAAAGTGCAAACTCATTCAAGCCTGATATTGATTCTGAAGAAGATATTagaaatggaaaattatCCAAAGTGTACATTAACTTAGTaggatttattattaaaaaggaGCCCGactatattaaaattaccTATATCATTTCT ATCGATATAAACATGCGATGGGTCCCAAATTACTTTCTTAGAAAAATCATATACAACAAAATTTTAGATATCGTCAAATTAAGggatatttttaaaaaggaataa
- a CDS encoding fam-a protein, translating into MKVMSVALFSLIIFNIVLAKNTSDSGPTTNSSSLLEENTKKTHKTTEESVNVKGKRPYKKAYEENHEENYGENYEENYEENYEDMVKDIFMPLEDSYQYSRNNSHKQDDIPPPVSNGPKKQKFTEKRQLRTINENNKIYKKPKDLLCTDPKKDTKTVSKTESNTVSKTVPKTVSKTVSKTESKTESKTESKTESKTESKTESKTESKTESKTESKTESKTESKTESKTESKTESKTESNTESKTKTKPSKHYPTAEEIYENNKHLLCTNPKETENAVEYMKEAVMHFKDHASDLDNFKRRPVIGDTYLVLYEKSHEGHTDFQKIQSIYDNPNEFDEIINKLWDPDSAKYPNATSVKRKIVRVYNPNLVLIQQRYKSSIFGRWKYFYALATKVEVTKYLTLIVMSSVNVIDHHPSKKEFKNTIIESANSFKIEVDSEEDIRQGKIKKTFVNIAGYYLQKYNSIIDCTFVSSVNGHSAISKSA; encoded by the exons aTGAAGGTAATGTCAGTAGCCCTATTTTccttaataatatttaatattgttttaGCAAAAAATACTTCTGATTCAGGGCCCACCACGAATTCC tctTCATTATTGGaagaaaatacaaaaaaaaccCATAAGACGACAGAAGAATCAGTTAATGTTAAAGGTAAGAGACCATATAAAAAAGCCTATGAAGAAAACCATGAAGAAAACTATGGAGAAAACTATGAAGAAAACTATGAAGAAAACTATGAAGATATGGTAAAGGATATTTTTATGCCTCTTGAGGACAGTTATCAATACAGCCGAAATAATTCACATAAACAAGATGACATCCCCCCTCCAGTATCTAATGGGcctaaaaaacaaaaatttacaGAAAAACGACAATTACGTacaataaatgaaaataacaaaatatataaaaaacccAAGGACTTATTGTGTACCGATCCAAAAAAAGATACAAAAACCGTATCAAAAACCGAATCAAATACCGTATCAAAAACTGTACCAAAAACCGTATCAAAAACCGTATCAAAAACCGAATCAAAAACCGAATCAAAAACCGAATCAAAAACCGAATCAAAAACCGAATCAAAAACCGAATCAAAAACCGAATCAAAAACCGAATCAAAAACCGAATCAAAAACCGAATCAAAAACCGAATCAAAAACCGAATCAAAAACCGAATCAAAAACCGAATCAAAAACCGAATCAAATACCGAATCAAAAACAAAAACCAAACCCTCAAAACATTATCCTAC CGCAgaagaaatatatgaaaacaACAAACATCTATTATGTACCAATCCAAAAGAAACTGAAAATGCGGTCGAATATATGAAAGAAGCTGTAATGCATTTTAAAGATCATGCTTCAGATTTAGATAATTTTAAACGTCGTCCAGTAATAGGTGATACTTATCTGgttttatatgaaaagaGCCATGAAGGCCATACagattttcaaaaaattcaatctatatatgataatCCCAATGAG TttgatgaaataataaataagttaTGGGATCCTGATAGTGCCAAATATCCCAATGCTACCTCTGTTAAAA ggAAAATTGTCCGTGTATACAATCCAAATTTAGTATTGATACAACAACGTTACAAAAGTTCGATTTTTGGCCGttggaaatatttttatgctttAGCTACAAAGGTTGAA GtgacaaaatatttaactTTAATTGTTATGAGTTCAGTAAATGTAATTGACCACCACCCTTctaaaaaagaatttaaaaacaCGATAATAGAAAGTGCAAATTCATTCAAAATTGAAGTTGATTCTGAAGAAGATATTAGAcaaggaaaaataaaaaaaacatttgtTAACATAGCTGGATATTAccttcaaaaatataatagtatTATTGATTGCACATTTGTCTCATCT GTTAATGGGCATTCTGCAATTAGCAAATCTGCATAA
- a CDS encoding fam-a protein, whose translation MNKFYIQIVFFLLSVSVYLNNETLAAEAAPGKDKKSKSKVRYSTPEEIYKQNKGLLCTNSNEITNAVKLMNEAARQLEHHATCKDGYQPCKWGSNLNNYNAITNILWDPALANKFNNSSVKRKIDRVYNPNLVIIQQRYKSWFGGPEKYFYALAAKFDISEKKTIIVMTSVNINDHNPSEDEYQNKIIENANLFKTDIDSENDIRKGKLKKTFVNIAGYLIEKKGPYVDVTYIESIDGHTSNYEDLINERYLNKFFSLK comes from the exons atgaataaattttatattcaaattgttttttttcttttaagtGTCTCAGTGTATCTGAATAATGAAACCCTCGCAGCTGAGGCTGCTCCAggaaaagataaaaaatccAAATCAAAAGTTCGTTATTCTAC TCcagaagaaatatataaacaaaacaaGGGTCTATTATGTACCAATTCCAACGAAATAACAAATGCAGTCAAACTTATGAATGAAGCTGCAAGACAATTAGAACATCATGCTACATGTAAAGATGGTTATCAACCGTGTAAATGGGGTTCAAATTTGAATAAt TATAATGCAATAACAAACATATTATGGGATCCTGCTCTTGCAAATAAGTTCAATAATAGCTCTGTTAAAA gaAAAATTGACCGTGTCTACAACCCAAATTTAGTGATAATACAGCAACGTTACAAAAGTTGGTTTGGGGGCCCtgagaaatatttttatgctttAGCTGCAAAGTTTGAT atatcagaaaaaaaaactataatTGTCATGACCTcagtaaatataaatgatcaCAACCCTTCCGAGGACGAGTatcaaaacaaaataatagaaaatgCAAATTTATTCAAAACTGACATTGATTctgaaaatgatattagaaaaggaaaattgaaaaaaacatttgtTAACATAGCTGGATACCtcattgaaaaaaaaggcCCTTATGTTGATGTCACCTATATCGAATCT aTTGATGGGCATACTTCCAATTATGAAGatttaattaatgaaaggtatttaaataaatttttttcattaaaataa